The genomic segment TAGGGCTAATGAAAATTGAAATGAGGGAGTTTTCTCTCCTCtcatacagaagaagaaaactacttataacaatagccacactgcAAAGAAGTTTTAGCAGCAGGAGACAGGGCAGGGTGGATAGAAGATTGAATTCAAGTATCCAGTGATGGAATTTGCAACGAAGGTTCTCTTGTTTAGCTTATATCACGGGTGGCTTTGTTTGGTTTGAGGCCTTTGAATCAGTATTGATTCCTAGCAAATATAGAGCAGTTCATACATTTTCTTgacatctttggaacggcttcatttcatttcattttcactttatttgtatgccgcccttttccctggggggactcagggcggctcacagttcaaaagagggggggggaggacaaacaatttacaacatggagACACTACATACAATGCTTGCCATTGcatccttcctaaggctgagagaaagcGACTGGTTCAAAGTTAGCCAGCTGACTTAGTGTCTAAGACGGGACTAAAATTTACAGTCTCCCTGTTTCTTGCCTTAATCGCACCACCAAATGGACTCTCTATGCCACAATGGCTTGTATAAATCAAATGGAATGGTGGGGAAATTGTAGACAATCCCGCTTTTTCTTTGGAGGAATAGATACATTGACTAATCATAAAGAGAATGGGAATCTGTTTTAAATGTCACAGGtatgataaattttaaattttaaggaTTCTTTTTTACTACATGTAGCTTTCCTTTCGTTGCCATGTACATTGTTTTGCCTGCTGTAAAGACAGTAGGTGTAGAATTTCATATAAcaatttcaaataataattttgttATTTTGCAGTGAGAGTTGTAGTTTTTTTTCTGGAACAAGTAGCAATAAGACAAAACTCGGGCAAGGAAGCAAACTTGTAAGAACCGAGTGCTCACTGAAACCTTCTCCTCAAAAATAGGCCATCGTGCAGATAGTGGatttggaggggggaaaaaacttctATAAGTTACATCAAGCCTGTAGTCTTATTTTTTTCAGGGAAGCCTTTTGAGATCTCAGAATGGGCCAATCAACTGTTTAACTGGCAGGTACAGCAAATTGGTGAAGGATTATCAGAGGTCTAAACAGAAGCCTGATTCTAGATTAGGTTCTGCTCAAATGACCTGTATAATTACAGTAAACAGTCTTTAAGAGTTCTGTGGAATTAGGTGGCGCTTCCAGCTTCATTTCTCTTAAAGGAATGCTGTTCAGTTTTGCAGATACTTCTTCAGAAATCCTTTCAAGTAACTGCATATTCTGAGATCATGGAAAAATACTCATGAGATGCGGGCCATTGTGTGCAAGTCATAGTTGATTGCGCAAAGGACTGGTTCACATGTCTTCCAGCACTTCTTGTCACTTCTTCATGGATTTTCAGGGAGCGCAGTATGAGTCCAGAATAACACAGCAAGAGACTCAGAAGCAACCTTGCCCtagcttccaactctgctacgcTTTTACAGCTGCTCTCTTACTTTCTGGAAGCAACTGTTATCCAGGGTGTGAATGTGGGATTTATGCAAAATCTGCAGTGTTTTGTGGGAAAGAATAATATGGTCACAGCTCCAGCATTTTCATCTgtgaaatggggtgggggggggaactggATTTTAATTGCTGCGTTCTGTACATTTCTTCCTCTGGCTCTCTTACTGAAATGTTTTCCTGCACCCGCCGGGAATGACTTCTAGCAAATGGCATGATATCGCCTCTTGGTAGGTCCTTGATTTTAAATAGCAACAGAGCAGCGCAAAGCAAAAGAAACTAGCAGCTGCAAATAATAATTAAAGGGCCACATGATaagactttttatttatttatttatggtaacTGACCAGCTTACATAAGACAACAACTGAAGTAGTAAACAAGCCAAACACGGATTGAGTTTGAGCGCTAACGCTgcatctgatttggctgctgctGATCAGAGAGCTGCTCTTTAACTGATgtagctttcccccccccttttgtgatGGTGGCTGTGGTCCAGATGTGCAAAGGTGTTTCTGAGCGCCACTGAAAATGCAATGCCCACGTTCACATCTCTATGTATTGAAATGCAAGCTCATTATCATCAGGCACGTGCTCCGTGTCTTTTCCCAGATGATTCCTTCTATTCCGATAAAGGGATTTGCTTCCTCAATTAGATTTGAATTATCAGAGGAAAGTCGGTGTCTTTTCATTCGCTTTCTCCCAAGCATCCTCTTTCTTCTGCAGGTCCAGCTGTCTTTGTTGCCATATTGTAAATGGACAAATCAGCAGTATTTATATTGCAGGTATATTTGTTTtacggcaggggtgtccaaccttggcaactttaagatgggtaaacttcaacccccagaattccccagccagcccacaACTTGTTGAAGTCTACCggttttaaagttgctaaggttggataCTCCTATAATAGGGAGTAGAATGGAAGACAAACTCATTTAACCAGGAACCTCTGTGATTTCTTTGCCCTTGGTACCTGTGCCAAAGTGGCTTTTATATCTAAACTACTATGGCAACCATATTCTGCTGGCTGAAAATGCTTTCTCCGTGTGGTTGGGCAGAATGTTGAGTTCATTCATACTGATTTCTACCTGAGGGGTTAAAGAGGGAGAAACCAGGGCTACCCATGCACATCTGCCTGCTTTGAAGAAATTCCACGTTGTTTTGCAAAGACACTCGAAGCGCGCTTCTTGATGATGTACATTCTGTATCATTTGATAAAGCAAGAATTCTTCCACACGCTGCTAGCACTGCAGAGCATAAATATTATCTGCCACTGGCCTAGTCAAGCCTTACTGGTTTACTTTAACCATTATGCAATTTGTTTCacttctttttaaagattttctggattttaaatttttttacaagTCATTTCTATTTCCTGATTTAGAACAAAAGctaaggcaatttaaaaaaaacttttcatgtGTAAGGATATCCCTAAAACAAGAAACATctattttaaatagtctaagaggCATTTAGCAGAGAAAGATTAGGACATTTTAGTATTTTTTCAAAGTGAAGGATGGTAAATGAAAACAATTCTTTTAGTATCTACTAATTACCTATTGAGGACAGATGAAAACTAAATTGAATTACTTACTATTGAATTATCTATAAATTTTCCTTGTTGATCAATAAGAATAATACTTGCTTGAATTATCACTCCAAATTTATAAAGTAAAGAAATATCTGGCCTTTAACACAACGCTAAATGAACAGAGCCGTTTGAAATTATTTATAGTAAGAAAAGGTCACCAGTTTAATCATGTACGTTAAGCAGGCAAGCAATTTGTAAACATTCAAAAGCGGCAGCATCCATGTTACAAACATAAGGGAAACAAAAATCAAGATTGTTTTAACGATTCCCCAACCCTTCTTTGCCATCCCAAAATTTTGGAAGTGATGTTTAAAAATACTACAAACACCAAAGGAGATTCTACCGGGCTTAACAGTCCTttcttacaaaaaagaaaaaagttccaAATTTTCAACACGACATTTTATTAGTGTGCTCTTTAATATGATCTATATTGGTCACCAAGTTCGAGCTCTGTTTAAATCCCATTAGCAAAGGGAATGCTTGTATCTTGATTCAATGCTTCTTTAACTTCTGAGGACAATGTATCAAAAAGATGATCTTCTACAATTAGTCCACTTTTCCTGAGAAGCCGACACTGACCCAAAGTAGCTGGTAGACGATCTAAACAGTTCCCCTTCAGCTCTAAGTTAGTTAGTTGCAACAGCTGGCCAATTTTTTCTGGAATTGAGGTGATGCAATTTTGTCCCAAACTCAAAGTTCTCAACTTGGAGCACTTAAACAGTTGTTTTGGCAAAACTTCCACTTTATTTCCTGTGATATGCAAGTGCTGGAGATTTTGAAGCAACCCTATTTCCACAGGAATCACCGCGATGGAGTTGTAGCTTACatccaagcatctgagtttttgTAAACTGAATACTGCAACAGGTAAGGATTCGAGTTTATTATTGGAGAGATAAAGCGACTCCAAGTTTTTAACATGGGTAATGGAAGAAGGAATGTTAACTATTTTATTGTgccacaatttcagacaagttagTCTTTTTAAATGTTGGAAGCTGATGACTTCTTCAATTGTGCGTATGCTGTTTGACTTTAGGTCTAGTTCCTGCAAGTTAGTGAGACTAAAAATGGCATGGGGAATACGTTCCAGTTCACAGTTCTGCAGCTCTAATTCTGCTACATTCATCATTTTCTTAAGGCTATTCAGTACAAAAAGCTTGGTACCATCATTGTGAATGACCAGCTTGGTTAGATGTGGTGCTACATCTGTGATGTTAGATGGAATTTTGGTCAAATTGCTTTTCACATAGAGAATCTTAAGGTGCCTTAATTCTCTAAGCGATTCAAGTCCtatcattttattgttttcagaatTCAAGTTGCCTACCAAATACAACTCTCGGAGATTTTTAAGTAAGTATACCCAAGCTGGTATCTCTGCAACATCAGTAAATTTCACATGCAGGCATCTCAGGTGGTCCCGAAGAAAACTGAAGGCTGTCTGCTCCACCTTGGCAGGGCAATGATAGAGATGTAGCTCTTGAAGGTTAGTCATCTGGGATATTTTAGCAGGGATTTTTGCTTCAGGAATCAGCTCAAGCTTTAACACATCTAAATCTGTCAAGTCAAAAACCGCATCCGGGACTCCCGATAGCATGAAAAGATGTAATTCTTGCTTATCCTGAGCATTGCGAGAAACGTGTTGCCTCAATTTCTCAAAAGTCCATTCGTGGTTCAAACTTATTTCCCTCAGTTTATTTTCACTGACCTCTGACAGAAATACACCAAACCTCTTGGAGTATAGCTGATCGTACTGGTCAACCATGTGCAAGAGAAAAGCAAAATCATTTTTAACATCTGGAATATCGCTGAAACTGCTCTCCTCTCTAACTTTTTCAAAAGAGTACTCCTTGAGGGGTAACCGAAACAACCAGAAGAGAGTGTACAGACAGACAAAACCATAGACACAGATGAGAGAAATATAACTAATAAGCAACTTTTTTAACATGTAAGCCATATTGTGGGTGCATTCAAATTCTTGGTAGCCAGTCAGATGTTCCACTTTGGGCATGCAAATATGCTCAAAGCTGATTTCATTGACAAAATTTGCTGTGTAgcagagaataaatatgaattttACAGTTTTGATGACAGTCTGAACAACGTAGAGTTTATAAATCAAATCGCTGTCCTCCACGTGGGCCCGGAATTTCCGTACTTTTTCAAAGAGTGCTTTGGCTTGCTCTCCATCTTTTTTGTCCAAAATGGTCATACCCGGGACTTCAATAACTGGCTTTTCTGCTGAAAACTTGAAACCAGTCTTGTTTATCATAGGGGTACTGGCATTTGGACTTCCTTCATCACTACTAGTTGATACATGCTTTGGCAGGGACTGGGCTCCAGTTAGTCTCTGTTTATTCTCCTCAGAGTCCTCACATGCCGTTTCAGACAACGCTTTTGTAGTCCAAGGGGATTCAAAGCATTTTCCTAAAATAGAGACAAAATGCTCAATTTTTGAGCAGGTTTTGGGGTATTTAAACCAAAAATTGCTACTGACCATCAAAATAATTGTGTGTATAAGAGCTAGGTAGGGAAAGTACTTTGAATACCAAGGAAGAGCCACATGATAACACATCTGGTTAATGAAAACATATTGCTGATAATCCAAGTTAGTCTTACGGCCCAGGAAATCTTTCTGTTCCTTCTTTGCTTCCTGACTTGCAGCAGTTGAGTGTAATGGGGGATAGTCAGTTGTACGTACATCAGGCGTAGTGACAGGTGTCGTGTCAAGAGATACAGCCATGGATGCCTGTTTGTCTTTGTCCTGAATAGTTTCGGATTCTGGCATATTTGTAGCTTTGGCACTTCCCAAGGAGCTGGGTTGCATTTTCGCACTGACAGCAGACTGTAACACAGGCAAACAAACCACCTGATCTTTGGTCAACTGCATGGTTCCAGCAAAAATGGCAACCATTAGCATTACAACTGCCAGATAATCCATAAATACATCCCACCATGGTTTCAGAATTCGGTAAGTTGGCTGTATGTCATTCAGAGATGCAACTTCTGCAAGGGTAAACATTCCTGTAACAAAACAGAAATTCCTGTTATTCACTGCTGAGAAGCACAATAATAATTtatgcatttctttatttttaaattctatttttcctccttattttaatttcaattttatctCTTATAAATGGTGGACAGCAGTCCACCGTTTAAAATATAAACGGTGGACAATAGCCActattaaatataaaacaaaatatattttaaggtcTCTCAAGCTGtattgacaaaaaaaattaagactATGGCACTAAAATATGTTCCTTGAAtgtattttaacattttagtAGAAGTTTTAGGGTTACCATCTTTATTTAATAGTTTAGGACagatatgaaagaaaataatacagAGCAAATGAGAATCTTCAATGAGAATCAATCTAATAGTAATGGGTGGGTTACACAATAATAATCTCTTATAAATTATAACCATTAATAGTATTATTACATCAGAGCAGTAGTCCATTAAAAAGGGACAGTAAGCAGTACATACTGGTTTTATTTTTCCAACTTCATGTATACTTATCCATTCCAATATGGATATATTGCTATATTCCTGTTTCCAAACACTGAACATTTCTTATGGTAAGGAAAAACCAATCTAATGTAATGGATAGGCGATGCTTCAATGCTATTAAATAATTAGCAGGTGTAAATCCTCCCTTTAATCTTTTCCCATAAGGTAGGCATTATACTCAATGTTTTATGGTCTATCCAATAACCTGCAGGCTGATTTTAGGATTGATTGTCTCAAAACCAAAACAATCAAAGTTTGCTTTGAACTGCCAAAGAAATTATGTTTCTTTGGAATACTGGAAGGCCTAGAAGCAGGAGGGCAGAATTAATGTAATTCAGCATATTTTTCTGTGTGAGTTAAACACATCTTTACTCCAGTCCACTGAAATAAAAGAGAATCAAAATGTTTTCATGATCATGAACTTGAATGACGTAACTGCCCTGTCCATGTTTAGCTCAATCCTAAACCgtttaatgaaaaaaacaatTCCCTAAATTCAGTGTGAGTTTATTTCCAAATAAGCAGGAGACAATTGGAGTCTCGATGTCTTCTGAGTTGCAACTATGATATACCGGTAAATATGAAACACAAGTTCTGAAAATGCCAATTATCAGAAATTAGCTACTTGATACAATCAAATCTTTGCAATAATGTAGGCTAACCTAATCATGATCTTACAAGAAATTCATTAAAACCAGCCTTGCTAGCAGTTTAAGAGCTCTAGACAATCCAAGAAAGAAGCATAATGTAATTTAGTTATTCTTTGTAAAGCCTTCAAGTAATAATGCTCATAAACAGGTTTTGCTTGCTTGCCCATTGCTTGCCTCTAGCTGTGCAGCCCGGTTCCTAACAGGCCACAGACCAATACAGGTCCATGGCCTAGAGGTTGGGTCCCATGCTACAATTAATAAATCAGAATGTAGCATTTTACTACTTGCTGGTTTACAACAGTGTAAATAAAAAAACATGCCAAAAACCACATGTCATATAGGCAGAACTGATAAAAGTTGGGAAGGTCACTAATCATAAGCCAGCATTCTCCAAATCATACACATACGTGACTTTTACATGCAGTAGGTGAGACTAGGGAAAAATTAAAGGTATACAGTTATTTTTCATGTTTACTGCCTAAAAAACTATCAGTTTTAAGGCTGCAATATTATTGAACCTAGTGTAAATGGGTAAATATAGTTAAGACTTAATTGTTAATGCTGCAATAATGTAAAACTTTGAAGCCAGGaggaaaaaactaaaaataattatttcattattcaaaTTAGATATATTTACACATGTAGATTTTAAGTACAATGAATTCAATTTACTATGgactgctgttggaagaaatgtccttctgggttcggctccaagtggggaaaaagacactggagacatggaggctgcttggaaagatggttttaatggtggacaggaccacatggcttgagtcctgaacggaaaaggtgatcacatgcttcaatgttggtagagaagagaagggaggaagagaagctgagtccctggttttatgccctctctggcctttgatcttgagcttgtattctgattggttgtcagactcccttgggcccatgcaggggcaactctctaggctgcgttttgaatccaggtttggttgagttctcagatgccatgtggcgagttgggtaaagggccaatattatcatgccttaatcccatcactctggagctgaagaggagaagtctttattatgtaaagtggactagctcaggctttaatgggtcattgacaaagggggatggccaggaagctgcaggcaactattctgtcttttaaaacatgtttcttccttttcacatccagagaaatattccgccttttcaatatttcctgggatatttcattttttctgggagagggctgggtgataacttcctacactgcaAAAATCTGTCTGTTCACTAGATGCTAGCAAATAGCTTGTTTTTTTGCATCTCCTTGTTGCCACCTAATGGTGGTCCAAAGTTTTGCAGCCCACATTTCATaatagcatttccccccctctttcactcaaacaaactAGATTAAGCTTCCATCTCCCACTGTCAATATGTGGAAAAGTCAAGATCACCTAAGGAACAAAACTGTGATTTAAGTAAATCAACAGCAGAAGCTCAGAACTTTAGATCTAAAGGCCAGAAATATTTTTCAGAAGTCTTGGCTATAGTTCAGAAAACAGCTCCAAAACTTGCTAAGAAAGTAAATTTTCTTATATGACAAAAAAAGAGAATTCacgtagagcagggctgtcaaacctgcAGCCTGTggaccagatgcgtcacacattggccacgcccatgcctggtttagcagaGGGGGGTAAAATCATGATACGTCACGAGTCGATGCTGTGAtgaagcgagtttgacacccctgatgtagagtaatattaattaaatatattgtaaACTATTTGTTCAATAAGTTAACTATATTTAACTTAAACAAGGATTTTGTTCTGGATCTAACCACATCTTTTTCCTGTCTCTAGTTATTTTAACTGTATTTATAGCACCAGGTGTTCTACAATGTTTGAAATGCAGAAATGTGGTGGTATTATATATGCAATTCAGTATGCCAAGACTGCAAGTGTGGAAAATAGGATTAAAAATGCTTACTAATTTATTCTCAGGAGTTATGTAAAGAATGTTTCAGTTTAAAGAGAACAATAGCCTAGAAGCTACGTTTCGATGAACTATGTCAGTTCTAAATGGCTATTTTCTTCACAAACTTCCCTATACATAATGAACTGATTTACCATTGCAAATCATACTTTAGACATATTAGACTGTTGgaggcgcaatactggaagaaggaagacttgcctacaactcaaaaatggacattgaaagttacaaacttagccgagatggctaaagtatcggcatatcttaaagatcactcaaatgagagatataaacgagactggaaaaaatggattgactatattcaaaacaaatatgggactaagaaattccagatagtctacgcttaggatcaggaatgagttaaactgttcaaagttagtgtaacaggaagaagctaagatcaatgtagagatgttattaacctcttttttttatttcttttgtctcaatatattttagactgtgtttgttaaaaatctataccgtttacgggctctgggaagtcggggggggagggaggtggggtgttaggggggagggtaggggagggggggatatatactatgagttagatttcaacgtaatgcgatttcacatgtatactgtttctctttaatttctccgtaaaaataggacaagctgaatacattgacatatagtagaaatacaccaaggggaggaggagtgggatagaaggaagaggggtagagagggcgggagagaggatgggagggagagtgagaaggaagggagggagtggactgggagagaggagtggtagagggggaggggaagtagggtagaggggaatgatggagggaagatagtaagttggaggggggcggaagaaagaggtgtatggagagcggaagaggtttctatttgagtttgagtttgagttttattttatttatatttctgggggtattgttgacaagaggaactgctgtgattattgtttaatgttgtatggccccggttatgcacagtatatatgtgactgtatgaaaatgaaaaatggaaaataaaaacattttaacaatggaaaaaaaaagacatattagatgTTCATTTAAAGGAGTTACCGTTATTCCTCAGTTAACAACAAGGTAactggggccagaatttccattggtaAGTGGTGTAGTTATAAAGCACAACGTTGCTGGAATGCAATCCTGCACACCTCATTGCTATTGTTAAGCGAGGATCCTGGGTTGTTAAGCAACTCCCAGGTAGTTGCAAGCAGGCCTGCAGGCAGGTAAGGCATAGTGGTGCCTGGAGAGGCTGCTGTTGGGTAGGGGTAGGTGTGCAAGTGGCCTGAGAGGCTTAGCAAGATTATAGACGGGTGCCTAGTGCAAAGTGGGGGAGGATGCAAGTGCCTTACTGACGTAACTTTCAACTTTTCCTGctgatttccccattggctttgcttgcggaaagccagcagggaacctcacaaatagcaatagcatttagacttatataccgctttacagccctctctaagcgattttacagagtcagcatattgcccccaacaatgtgggtcctcatggaaggatggaaggctgagtcaaccttgagcctggtaagatttgaactgccaaattgcaggcagcagaagtagcctgcagtactgcattctaaccactgagccaccgtggtgACTATGTGGTCGCAGGACACTGTAATCATAAATGCAAGTTGCCAAGTGCCTAGATCCCAATTACATGACTGAGTGTGCTGTCACCACCACAACTTCAAGGGCCAGTCATAACTTGGAATAGCTGCTCGGCAAAGACTACTTGTATTAAGGAATGCTTGCAAAACAAACACACTGCCTCAAGATTGGTATGTACTTAGCAAGCCAGTTTAGTCTGGTATATTAAATTCTGTATATATTGGTAATAACCTGTACAGGCTGGAAAACATTTAATATCTCATGACTTTCTATGATTTTTGGCAGGGATTGTGCATAATCACCTCTCCAATGAAGGAATAATAACATTGCATTTTGAGTATAATTAGGTGAAAACCTGGACTTTTATTATGTTCAGAAAAGTTACCGTTGCAAACAAAACACACCGGCTTCAAAAAAATCCAGTAAAAGAAAATATCCAGGGAAGACTATACTCAGTCAGCTAAAGTAATTATTCCAGTTAAAATAGATTTGTTTCACATAAAGAACCTTCTAGCTGTTCTTGTATTTTCTAGGACACCTTTTCATCTTCACTTATCCACAGGGCACTTTAAAAGTAAGAAAAACAGGTATATTCTTTTCTCAGAATCCGAAGAATTGTTGTGCTTCAGGAACAGATGCAACAAAAACCTCATCAGTATCACCAAATTATTATTTCCTATAATTATACTGTATC from the Thamnophis elegans isolate rThaEle1 chromosome 5, rThaEle1.pri, whole genome shotgun sequence genome contains:
- the LRRC8D gene encoding volume-regulated anion channel subunit LRRC8D encodes the protein MFTLAEVASLNDIQPTYRILKPWWDVFMDYLAVVMLMVAIFAGTMQLTKDQVVCLPVLQSAVSAKMQPSSLGSAKATNMPESETIQDKDKQASMAVSLDTTPVTTPDVRTTDYPPLHSTAASQEAKKEQKDFLGRKTNLDYQQYVFINQMCYHVALPWYSKYFPYLALIHTIILMVSSNFWFKYPKTCSKIEHFVSILGKCFESPWTTKALSETACEDSEENKQRLTGAQSLPKHVSTSSDEGSPNASTPMINKTGFKFSAEKPVIEVPGMTILDKKDGEQAKALFEKVRKFRAHVEDSDLIYKLYVVQTVIKTVKFIFILCYTANFVNEISFEHICMPKVEHLTGYQEFECTHNMAYMLKKLLISYISLICVYGFVCLYTLFWLFRLPLKEYSFEKVREESSFSDIPDVKNDFAFLLHMVDQYDQLYSKRFGVFLSEVSENKLREISLNHEWTFEKLRQHVSRNAQDKQELHLFMLSGVPDAVFDLTDLDVLKLELIPEAKIPAKISQMTNLQELHLYHCPAKVEQTAFSFLRDHLRCLHVKFTDVAEIPAWVYLLKNLRELYLVGNLNSENNKMIGLESLRELRHLKILYVKSNLTKIPSNITDVAPHLTKLVIHNDGTKLFVLNSLKKMMNVAELELQNCELERIPHAIFSLTNLQELDLKSNSIRTIEEVISFQHLKRLTCLKLWHNKIVNIPSSITHVKNLESLYLSNNKLESLPVAVFSLQKLRCLDVSYNSIAVIPVEIGLLQNLQHLHITGNKVEVLPKQLFKCSKLRTLSLGQNCITSIPEKIGQLLQLTNLELKGNCLDRLPATLGQCRLLRKSGLIVEDHLFDTLSSEVKEALNQDTSIPFANGI